A genomic segment from Brachyhypopomus gauderio isolate BG-103 unplaced genomic scaffold, BGAUD_0.2 sc86, whole genome shotgun sequence encodes:
- the LOC143493393 gene encoding UPF0524 protein C3orf70 homolog A, translating to MAASGGQKSEKLDEAQALAKSCAGRPDFLPCDGLSICATHSHGKCFKLHWCCHLGWCHCKYVYQPMTNVCQLPSTAVPAMPSDHAHTMNLSISLTERLLGTAPMFKAPPCPESPKFCVIADLFVDDYIVKRINGKMCYVQRPPPAMPRPPQVPLATSPQHAQKQAAQVGKVSDEQSPKGPKMDHCSSPSSSEDSGINALGLHCTESCDEDSCEDDEEEEEEEDELSTDGGSSPASLWEQDECSLLSPSKSTVEIIEKIETTV from the exons ATGGCCGCTTCGGGCGGACAGAAGAGCGAGAAGTTGGACGAGGCGCAGGCGTTGGCCAAGAGCTGCGCGGGGCGACCGGACTTTCTGCCGTGTGACGGACTGTCCATATGTGCGACCCACAGCCACGGAAAGTGCTTCAAGCTGCACTGGTGTTGTCATCTGGGATGGTGCCATT GTAAATATGTCTACCAGCCTATGACCAATGTCTGCCAGCTGCCCAGCACTGCCGTTCCTGCCATGCCGTCAGACCACGCCCACACGATGAACCTGTCAATCTCCCTGACAGAGCGCCTCCTTGGCACTGCACCCATGTTCAAAGCCCCACCTTGCCCAGAGTCACCCAAGTTCTGCGTCATTGCAGACCTCTTCGTCGATGACTACATAGTGAAACGGATCAATGGGAAGATGTGCTATGTCCAGCGACCACCACCAGCGATGCCCCGCCCACCCCAGGTGCCCCTGGCCACGTCCCCTCAGCACGCCCAAAAGCAGGCGGCCCAGGTGGGGAAAGTGTCAGACGAGCAAAGTCCAAAAGGTCCCAAAATGGACCACTGCTCATCACCCTCTAGCTCAGAGGACTCTGGGATCAATGCATTGGGTCTGCACTGCACAGAATCATGTGACGAAGACTCATGtgaggatgatgaagaggaggaagaggaggaggatgagctGAGCACAGATGGTGGCTCCAGTCCTGCGAGTCTCTGGGAGCAGGATGAATGCAGTCTGCTTTCACCCTCCAAGTCTACCGTGGAGATCATTGAGAAGATTGAGACGACAGTGTGA
- the tmem41ab gene encoding transmembrane protein 41A-B: protein MRSIWGLFAVVTAATFYLYLLSAFLPPGPPRARHHESAPGPPDHHTDQVTQGEERRLHFPSDLEELRDLAELLKFYRHQHTGYVLVLFCSAYLYKQSFAIPGSSFLNMLAGALFGPWYGLLIACTLTTVGSTNCYLLSRTFGKRHVMRLFPDKVHMLQRKVEENKSSLFFFLLFLRFFPMTPNWFLNITCPILNIPVPMFFFSVLIGLIPYNFICVRTGAVLSEVTSMDDIFSRRTLLQLLLIAGSALLPGALIRHYSHAHLKLDGLEPNGHSTHLDNDRKNR, encoded by the exons ATGCGCTCAATCTGGGGTTTATTTGCGGTGGTTACCGCGGCCACGTTTTACCTCTATCTCCTGTCCGCGTTTCTGCCGCCGGGTCCGCCTCGCGCGCGGCATCACGAGAGCGCGCCTGGTCCGCCTGACCACCACACTGACCAGGTCACCCAGGGAGAGGAGCGCAG GCTGCACTTCCCGTCTGACCTGGAGGAGCTGCGTGATCTGGCCGAGTTGTTGAAGTTCTACAGGCATCAGCACACAGGCTACGTGCTGGTGCTCTTCTGCAGCGCCTACCTCTACAAGCAATCCTTCGCCATCCCCGGATCCTCCTTCCTG AACATGCTGGCGGGGGCGCTGTTCGGGCCCTGGTACGGACTCCTCATCGCCTGCACACTCACGACGGTGGGCTCCACCAACTGCTACCTCCTCTCCCGCACGTTCGGGAAGCGTCACGTCATGCGCCTCTTTCCCGACAAGGTGCACATGCTGCAGAGGAAG GTAGAAGAAAACAAAAGCAGTTTGTTCTTCTTCCTGCTTTTTCTGCGTTTCTTCCCAATGACACCCAACTGGTTCCTGAACATCACATGTCCTATCCTCAACATCCCCGTCCCTATGTTTTTCTTCTCTGTCCTCATCG gCTTGATACCCTACAACTTCATCTGTGTGCGTACGGGAGCCGTTCTGTCTGAGGTCACGTCCATGGACGACATCTTCTCCCGCCGCACTCTGCTGCAGCTGTTGCTGATCGCTGGCTCCGCCCTGCTCCCCGGCGCCCTGATCCGCCACTACAGCCACGCCCACCTCAAACTGGACGGCCTGGAGCCCAATGGTCACAGCACTCACCTGGACAACGACCGCAAAAACAGATGA